ATTAACTGAGCAGTCCATTCAACTAAAAAGTTTTCACCATTAGGAACTAAGATTGCTTCATATTTTTCCTCATCAAATTTACCTAAATTCGTCTGCATATTTAGAGTATACGTTAATTTAAATTCAGGTTTATTTTCAATTGGAGTGACTGACAAATCACTAATTTTCAATTTGCTCGCATTAATGCCATCAAATATAACTGTATATTTATCAACCAATGATTCTTTTGTATAATCAACTTTTTTTAATGATTCAGAAGTAACTAATTGACTAAGTTTTTTAAAGTCTTGTTTTTCAAGTGCTTTTGTAAAATTCTTACCTGTCTCCAACGCTGCTCGATCACTTTTTTGACTATTATTCCACTTATAATAAAACGTACCGCCAACCATCGCAATGACTAATAAAATAGATGCAACAATCATTAGCACTGTTTTATTTTTTTCCTTTTTTACTTGTCTCAAGTCCTCGTCCTCCTAATAAAACTAATTGCTTAAAGATTAACTATATTTTGCTTCTTCTTGATCACGATATTTTTCCATTTTCCGACTAAATAAAACACCATTGGTTGGAGATGTATACGTAATTGTATTTGCACCTGCTTCAATTGTTTCGCTAATGGATTCAGGTGTAGGGCCACCGGTTGCCATAATTGCTACATCAGGAAAATCCTGTCTAATTTTGCGGACAATCCGAGCGGTGTCGGCTCCACCGCTAACATTTAAAATAGACACACCTGCATCCAACTTTTCTTTAATATTCGTATATTCAGAAACAATTGTTCCTACAATTGGAATATCAATGTTATCACTAATTTCTTTAATTGTACTGATAGGCGTTGGTGCGTTGACAACGACGCCGAGTGACCCTTGAGCTTCCGCAAATAAACTAATATTGGCAGAACGTGTCCCATGAGTTAAGCCACCACCTACACCTGAAAAAACAGGGATATTGGCAACCATTGTAATACTTTGAATAATAGCCGGGTGAGGAGTAAATGGATACACTGCAATCACAGCATCCGCATCTGTATTCGCAATAATAGAAATATCTGTTGTAAAAATAATAGACTTAATCAATTTTCCAAAAACACGCATGCCACTAGCTGCTTCAATCTCTTTTGGAACTTCAATAATATCTTTTCTTAAATCCGTTGTTATAATAGGAATATTCTTTTTCTCAGACATAAGTTTATTTACCACCTTTAATATAAATATAAAATTTAAATTTAATTTTTCTGTATATAGCTATTTTACTCAATTTACGATCTTAATACCATCATTACTTTAAAGATTTACTATAAACAAAAAAATTAGCTGATAGAACGAAAGTCCAAGCTAATTTTTCACTCAATATAAATACATGTATTCATGAAATTATTTATCAAACTGATCTAATTTATATTGCTGAATCAATTCAATCAATTTTTCAGGATAAGTTGGATCTGTGGCATAACCACTAGCTTGCAATGCAAATGCAGCATCTCTGTAATTATCAGCAGCTAAAACAGCCGCATACTGTTGCGGATTCCAAGTTGTTCCTTCAACAAAGAGTTTGGTATGTGCATTCATCGAATCTTGCCAACTTTCATAAATTCGAAAACGCCCATTTATTTCAATCCACTCTTCATCAACAAATTCTTTGGTATTCATCAAAACAGTATTTGCCTCTTCACTCCCCTTAATTCCATAAAAGTTATTATACTTTTCAGATAGTTCGCTATTTCCCCAATTAGATTCCAGAATAGCCTGAGCAATACTAATACTTGGCAACACACCATATTCAGATTGAAGAACTTTTGCATAAGCTGAAATTTTATCAATAAAAGCTTGCTCTTGATCAATCTCAACAGCAACTTGAGCTTGTTGCGCATTCTCACGACTTGAAAGGAAAGAAAGTGTCCCAAAAAATACTAAGCAACTAATAAAAATACTAGCGACTAGATAGCTGGGAATGATTTTAATTGATTTTAACTTTTTTAAATTTTTATTCCCTTTTTTCAGTACCACTTATCTCACTCCTTTATAAAAAGTTTGTTGAGCCGTTTAACTCTGGCAAGAAAATAGGAAAAATTGATATGGCGCTTTTTGCCATCTCGAATTTTTATCTTTTTCTCGAAGAGTTGGCTCATAAGAACTAGCCTAATTAGTATGTTGAACTCGCAGCTTTAACTACGTCAGAAAAATAGGAAATTCCAAGAAAAGTGTCTCTTTACTTTTTTGGGAATTTATCTTTTTTCTCGAGTAGTTTGCGAGTGAAACTAGCCTAGTAAAAAGTTTGTTGAGTCGTTTAGGCCTGGCAGAAAAATAGAGAAATTTGATATGGCGCTTTTTTGCCATCTCGAAATTTCATCTTTTTTCCAAAGGACTGACTCAAAAGAACTAGTCTAAAGAAAAGTTTGTTGAATCGTTTAGATCTACCAAAATACCATAAGAACTAACATGGAAAAAGCTCCTTGAGTTTAATAAACTATTTACCAGCTGCTTTTAATCTTTCAATATACTCTTCTAAACTTAAATGATTATCAACAATATATTTAGCATTCTCTTTTCCTACATATCTAAAATGCCATGACTCGTAACTGATTTTTGTAAAGCTTTCTTTATCCTTTGGGAAACGAAGAATAAAACCATAATCTTGCATTGTTTTGACTAACCATTTTTGTGAGTCTGTTTGATCATACTCTGGGATTAAACCTTTACCTGTTGCAAGCCACTGGTCATCTACAATATCAATCGCCAAAGCCGAGTGGTGTTCACTTGCTCCTGGAAATGCTACATATTCTTTGGTTTCTTTTAAGGCTTCCTCTTGGCTCATGCCTTTTGCTACGTTATCTTGAATCGATTGATCGTATACCGTTTGCTGTAAATCAATTGAACGATACGCTGAAATTAATTCCATATTAAAACCTGCATTTCTAGCAGCTTCCATCCAAGCCTGATAATCGGCTTCCATCCTTTGATCAATCTGTAAACCATTATCTACAACTGCTAAAGGAATCTCCCTTGTCGGATCCATTGGAAAATCAGAATTCACTAATAATAAGTTCCAATCGGCTGTTGAGACGTTTGGTAATGGTGCTATTGCAACTTTTTCCTCAGTTGCTTTGTCTTTTTCAGTAGTACTCGTTTTTGTAGTTTTATTTGTATTGTCAGTCGAATCTTTTGCTGTATTCTCACCTATAAACTGACATCCGCTAAGCAAAGTTAGAGAAAATAAAGAGATGATTATTTTTTTATTCATATAAGTTGACTCCAATTCTTTTTTATCGGTTCGCTTTTTAAGCAATAACTATCACGCTAGGAGTATGCTTAAATTTGTTTATTTTAATTTCTCCTTATAAAAGTACCTTCCCTATCATACCATTTATTTTTTAATTTTTTAATAAGGAGTTCGTCTTTTTTATCTGTATGTATGGAAAGTTACATAAAAAGACGGAAAAACTCTTCTTACTCAAAAAAAGAACCATCCCAAAATGGATAGTTCTTTTCCTTTATTTAGTCATTGGCGGAAATTTTTCACCTATATTTTCATTAAACCATTCCAACAAGTCTTGTTTTTCTCGCTCAATTTGTTGTTGAATAATACCTGGTAAACGTAACTCAATGCTATCTTTATAACTCCAAAATTCATAATTAACCGAGACCCGTAATGTTGTTACTGCTGGTTTACGGTAGCTATTTTCTGTTTCTTCTTTTGAATCATTTCGTTTAAAATCTAAATCTGCTATACCACTATTCACCCATTTTTTTGCTACATAAAATTTCATGTGTTGAAATTCTGAGACTGGATTTTCAGCGACTTCCGGTAAAATAAGTGCATTTCGGCAAACTTTTTGTACAAGCATCCATTCATAATCAGTAAATAATAACGCTATTTTCTGCATGTTTTCAGCTTTTAATCCTTGTTCACCTTTTTTCCAACGATCCCAACTTTGTGGAGTAATCCCCAGTTGGTCTTTATAAAATGCTTTCTCACTAATAAATTGTTCTTTAATTGCCATTAAAACGATTTTTACCAAGGCTTGATTCATACAAATTCCTCCTCGTTCACAATCTAATTTCAAGTGCTTTATACTTTTATTTTACACTTAATACGTGAACTTTCAACTAATATCCCTTAGTATCTCTAACTAAAAAAAGTACCTACTGATTAAAAGCTAGGTACTTCGTTTTTAACTCATATTGTTGGGGATGTTTTTTCCTCTTTTTTTGTTCCAATTTTTTTTCGAATCGCTTTAACATCTAGTAGGTCTAGCAGAAAAACAAAAATTGGAATTCCCACAATTAGTCCCCAAACTCCGAAAAAGCGTTCTGAAAACAACAAAATTACAAATGTGAAAAAAACAGGTAACTCTGTTTTACTCGACATTAATTTTGGATTCAGTACATAAGATTCTAATGCATGGACAATCGCTATCATCCCTAAAATATAAACAACATCTGTAAATCCACCAATGCTATACCCGATTAAAGCTAATGGAATACACGATATAATTACACCCGCAACTGGAATTAAGCTTAAAATAAAAATCATAATTGATAAACTTACTAACTGAGGTAAACCTAGGAAATAAAGTCCAATTGTTGTAATCACGGTATTTGCTAAAGCAATTAAAAATTGTGCTTCTAGAACAACACCAAATGTTTCGACAAATTTCCCACCTAAATAGGCAACATCTTGCGAAAACCAACCAATCTTGCTGGTGAAAAATAAACGGCTAAATTCTCTGACACGTTTTTCTTCTATTGAAAAAAAGAAACTTAAAATAAAAGAAAGTAAAAAAGTCGCTCCCATTGATCCGATGCTAGTTAAGTAAGTTAACGCTAAACTTAAACCATTTTTCAGTTGATCTTTAATCTCTGTAGCATCTATATTTTGACCAATCCATTCAACAATCATACTACTCCGTGCTGGTGATTGATAAAAACGATAAACGGATTCAATCATCTGCCCGGTTTGATAAATTAATTTCGGAACATAATGGGTCAATGTAAAATAAAACAAAGAGACAATCACAGCGTATGTCACGATTACAATTAACGTTTGGGGGATTTTCACCCATCGTTGGACCGATTTTACTAGTCTTAAAATTAAAAATGTAAATATAAATGTTAATAAAATCATACTTATTGCTTCACGAATAAAATAAAGCGCTAAACATATAACTAAAAAGACACTAAAACGTCTTAATGAGTCGTTTCGTTTAAAATTCTCCCACATAACCATTTTCTATCTCATCCCTCTCTCCTCACTCATTTCCATTTTACCCTAACTACACTCTAATTAGAACACCTATAAATTCCAATTTCTCTTTCTTTTTAAATAATGCTCTAAAACAACTGCTATTCCTATCGATTTCGACATATTTTTGCTACAATTAGACTATTAACAGCATTTATTTTTGCAAGTAAATCTCGAATTAGGAGGAATTTTATGAAAACTATTAATTGGGCCATTATTGGCTTAGGAGCAATTGCAGACAGTTTTGCTCGCTCTTTTAATGTTAACGGTGGGACTTTATATGCAGCTGGTTCTCGTTCATTGGATAAAGCTCTTACTTTTACTCAAAAACATGCCATCGAAAAAGCTTATGGGGATTACGATCAATTAGTTCAAGATCCTAAAGTTGATGTTGTCTACATTGCAACACCACATAGTCATCATTTTGATTTAATTATTAAATGCCTAGAGCATGGGAAACATGTCTTATGTGAAAAAGCAATTACAATGAATGCGACACAATTGCAAGAAGCGATGGATTTAGCAGAAAATAAAGGCTTAATCTTAGCAGAGGCCATGACTATTTTTCATATGCCGCTATTTCACAAGCTTAAAGCGCTTATTGAAGGAGGAACTCTGGGCAAATTAAAAATGCTCCAAGTTTCTTTTGGAAGCTTAAAAGAAACCGACCCGACAAATCGGTTTTATAACAAAAATTTAGCTGGTGGAGCATTATTAGATATTGGTACGTATGCGTTATCTTTCGCTCGCTTTTTCTTAAACAGTCAACCAAATGAAATCTTAACAACCATGAATTTATTTGAAACTGGAGTGGATGAACAATCAGCTATTATTCTAAAAAACGAGCTAAATGAAATGGCGATTGTTGCGCTAACCTTTAGAGCTAAAATGCCTAAACGCGGAATTATAGCTTGTGAAGATGGCTATATTACTGTTGACGAATACCCTAGAGCTACACGTGCAAC
This Carnobacterium maltaromaticum DSM 20342 DNA region includes the following protein-coding sequences:
- a CDS encoding glycoside hydrolase family 73 protein; its protein translation is MVLKKGNKNLKKLKSIKIIPSYLVASIFISCLVFFGTLSFLSSRENAQQAQVAVEIDQEQAFIDKISAYAKVLQSEYGVLPSISIAQAILESNWGNSELSEKYNNFYGIKGSEEANTVLMNTKEFVDEEWIEINGRFRIYESWQDSMNAHTKLFVEGTTWNPQQYAAVLAADNYRDAAFALQASGYATDPTYPEKLIELIQQYKLDQFDK
- a CDS encoding hydrolase, coding for MSEKKNIPIITTDLRKDIIEVPKEIEAASGMRVFGKLIKSIIFTTDISIIANTDADAVIAVYPFTPHPAIIQSITMVANIPVFSGVGGGLTHGTRSANISLFAEAQGSLGVVVNAPTPISTIKEISDNIDIPIVGTIVSEYTNIKEKLDAGVSILNVSGGADTARIVRKIRQDFPDVAIMATGGPTPESISETIEAGANTITYTSPTNGVLFSRKMEKYRDQEEAKYS
- a CDS encoding AI-2E family transporter, with protein sequence MVMWENFKRNDSLRRFSVFLVICLALYFIREAISMILLTFIFTFLILRLVKSVQRWVKIPQTLIVIVTYAVIVSLFYFTLTHYVPKLIYQTGQMIESVYRFYQSPARSSMIVEWIGQNIDATEIKDQLKNGLSLALTYLTSIGSMGATFLLSFILSFFFSIEEKRVREFSRLFFTSKIGWFSQDVAYLGGKFVETFGVVLEAQFLIALANTVITTIGLYFLGLPQLVSLSIMIFILSLIPVAGVIISCIPLALIGYSIGGFTDVVYILGMIAIVHALESYVLNPKLMSSKTELPVFFTFVILLFSERFFGVWGLIVGIPIFVFLLDLLDVKAIRKKIGTKKEEKTSPTI
- a CDS encoding M15 family metallopeptidase produces the protein MNKKIIISLFSLTLLSGCQFIGENTAKDSTDNTNKTTKTSTTEKDKATEEKVAIAPLPNVSTADWNLLLVNSDFPMDPTREIPLAVVDNGLQIDQRMEADYQAWMEAARNAGFNMELISAYRSIDLQQTVYDQSIQDNVAKGMSQEEALKETKEYVAFPGASEHHSALAIDIVDDQWLATGKGLIPEYDQTDSQKWLVKTMQDYGFILRFPKDKESFTKISYESWHFRYVGKENAKYIVDNHLSLEEYIERLKAAGK
- a CDS encoding Gfo/Idh/MocA family protein, which translates into the protein MKTINWAIIGLGAIADSFARSFNVNGGTLYAAGSRSLDKALTFTQKHAIEKAYGDYDQLVQDPKVDVVYIATPHSHHFDLIIKCLEHGKHVLCEKAITMNATQLQEAMDLAENKGLILAEAMTIFHMPLFHKLKALIEGGTLGKLKMLQVSFGSLKETDPTNRFYNKNLAGGALLDIGTYALSFARFFLNSQPNEILTTMNLFETGVDEQSAIILKNELNEMAIVALTFRAKMPKRGIIACEDGYITVDEYPRATRATITRPDGTTEIVEAGVEAEALNYEAQNMTNLILEGQGENYLTLSHDVLKMMDSARKQWGLHYDFE